TATAAGGTATCTTATTTACAAACGCACCATGTTGTAGCTCTTTATAATCATCAGAACTTGTAAGTCCTATTAAAAATTGATCTGCCCATGTAACATTGGTATAACCAACTTGTAATATACCACCAGATGACCTGTATGCATCGTGAAATCTTTTTGCAGTAATAGGTGTTTCTACACCCCCTAAACCTATATCAACAATAGTGGGGCCACTAATTTTATAATCATTATCTGAATAATTATAAAAACTAGATGCCTTAATGGTAAAACCAGATTTATCAAATCTATACAGCCCATTTATAGTTGCTTGTAGGGTGTTAAAAGAACCATAAGAAATAGCGGCATTTAAATTAGTTTTGGTCCCTTTTTTAAGTATTATATTGATAGCGCCTCCTAATGCATCATCTGCTAAATGACCTGGAACCACGCCTTTATAAACTTCTATATTTTTAATTAGTGAAGGAGGGATGCTATTTAAATTAAATGACGAACCATACATAGAAATAGGAATTCCATCAATAAAAATGCTAATAGATCTCCCTGATAAACCGTTTAAAGAGTATTCGACTTGAGAACCTAAACCTCCATTTTGTCTTATTTTTACACCCACAGTAGAATTTAATAATTCATTTGTTTGTACATTTCTAAGGCTAGCTTCTTTGGTTTCTATTACATTAACAGCAAACCCTTTGGTTTCTTGTATCGTTTTTTTACTAGCACTTATAATCTTTATCTCATCTAAAGATTCACTTGTTTCTTCTAACGTAAAATTTAGTTGCTGCTGCTGGTTTTTTAATATGATTACTTCTTTCGTTTTTGTTTTAAACCCTAAGTAAGAAACCGTAATGGTATGTTTACCTGTACTAATTTCATGAAATTGATAGGTACCCTTATCATTGGTAATTGTTACCATCGCATTATCATCAATAGCAATAGTAGCGCCCATTAAAGGTGTTCCATTATCATCTTTTACTTTTCCAGTAATGATCTGTTCTGAGTTTTGTGAATACAGAGATGCTGTTGTAAGGAATAGCAATACGATTGATACAATATTTTTCATTATTCTTATTTAGATTTAATATAAATAACATACTTTTGCAAAACTATTGTATTAAGAAATAGTTGATATAACGCAAAAGGAATTTTTAAATACGCAAAAGGAATTAATGAAGATTGATATAGATAGTCAGGTTTTTAGCAAGAAAGCAATCAAAAATACGTTAGACAAAAACGTTGATTCTAAAGGATTTAGCGAGTGCAACTGGTTTTTAAAAGATGAGAAGGCGTGTGGGGGTATAAAAGATATTAGAGGTAACGGAATGTGTTTTTTTGCTTATAATTTAAATTGTTATCAAAAAAATAAAATAATTGTTTCTCATGATGCGCCCTTATATAAATTGCATTTTGAGTTTGATGATGAACTAAAAGATACAAGTAAAAGCGGAACAAAGGAAGGCATCCATGTTAAAAAAGGAAGGTTTGAGTTGCTTTTTAATCCGCAAGAAAATAGTATCATAAAGCGTACTAAAGAAACTAAAAACGCGGTAGAACTTTATTTTGAAGAGTCTTATTTGCGGAATATTATAAGTACTGAGTTTACCCAGTTATTGGTTATTTTAAAAGTAAATTCTAAAGAAAAAGCCTTTATTAATTATGGTGTATTTATTACTGACGACCTTATTAATATTATAAATTCGATTAAAAATTGTGCATATGCAGGTGCTAAAAGAAGTGTTTTTCTTGAGTTAAAAATTAAAGAATTAACCATTGTAGCATTGGCTATTTATATGGATCATTATCATGAAGATGAAGAGATCATTGCTACCAAAGAAGCATTGCAGAGTGTTGAAAACTATATGAAATTAAATTTAAAAAAAGAGCTAAACATTACTGAGTTGTCTGTTTTGGCAGGTATGAATACCTCTAAGTTTAAAAAAAGTTTTAAGCAATTGTACGGAACCACTGTTTTTAAATACATCACTTCTTTAAGAATTGAAAAAGCGAAAACTTTAATTCAACAAAAATCTTATACAATTTCTCAAGCGTCGTATGAAGTAGGGTATAAAAACGCACAACATTTTACGGTTGCATTCAAAAAAAAATTGGGGTATCTACCCAGTGAATTAAAAAAATAATAGGAGTAACTATGTTTTAGTACTTCCTATTTATTTTACCATGATAGCGCATTAGAACTTCTATAAAGTTTGTTATCAATGGCTTTTTATTAGGAATCATCATCAGGATAAACGCTCCTTAAAAATGTATTATAAAGCGCTGTTTTATAGTATTATCATTTTATAAAACCGAAATTATTATTCCCATTTTTTTTGTTCTTTTTTCTTCTTACCCCTTTCTTTAAAAAATGCCCTGTGTTTTTCAATTTCCATTTACATATTTGTTTATAGTATCAACATCCGTAAAAACACTTTTACTAAAAGCCATCTTTATCTTTTAAAGTATCGATTTTAAAATAAATAGGAACGCTATAAAAAGCGATGCTTATAGAAAAAGGAAACCAAAAAGGTACAGCAACAGCTTTGTTTAGTAATTCAAAATTATCTTTTTAATAGCGCTATTTTCTGTAAGGACAAACCCCTGATAAAGTATCGCTGAAATTTTAAGTTTTAGTGTTTTTTTAGGCTCTTTTATCAAGATTATAGCACCCCGTATTTATACCTATAAAAACATACTTCATAAAAAAAGACCTATATTAGAGGTAATACACTCTATTTCAAAGGAGTATATTGTTAAAAAAAAGCGATTATGAAAAATAAAAAAAACCACAAACCAGCATTACAAAACACCCATGTAAAATTCGATCCCTTTATAATAAAAAATGAAGTATGGCTCAATACAGAAGAAGCTATGAAACTTTTAAAAGTAAGCCGCAGTACCATATACCGATTGCGCAAACAAAAGTACATTCCTAGTTTTCAACTAGGTCATATCCCAATATATCCAAAATTCTTATTAAACAAGATGTTAATGGGGAAGGCACTTGATAATGTAAATAAAACATGATACCCTGAGCAGCCTTTTTTAAAAAAGAGTGGCGCCAAAGAAGCATTAAAAAACATGTTTACAATTAACAAATTTAATGTTATATGCAAACACGTTATTATGAAACCTTTTTTGGTTTCTGGTTCTTGGTACCTGGGTTTTAGTTTTTGGTTCTTGGTTTGCGCTTTACAACGCTTTCCTTTTTTACAACACCGTAACCGCACCCATATACGTACTAATTGCTGCAAAATTGGTTTCTGGCTTGCTAAAAGAAGCCCAAACTTCAACCTCTAAACTTGCCATAAAGTTAGGCAGCGTTACACTTGCCGTTGTAGCATCACGAGTGGCAACCGCTACGTTGGTATAAAACAAATTTAGTTCGGGTGCATAGACCACCACCATCAATTCATCAGTGGCAGTGGCTTTTCCTTGTCCGCTATTGTCTTGCCAACCAAAATTTAGGGTTTGTGCCGCTGCGGCTGCAACCGTACCACCATCAATACCTCTTAAATCGCCTTTGCTAATTAATACTTTGGCATAGTCCATAACTGTGCCGGTAGGGAGGTTCACCACTGCATTTTTAAGATGATACGATGTTGCCAGGTTAGCACGCGATTTATCGCCCTGTGGACTCCCGAAATAACGGTTTAAAATATCTACAAGCGGACTTAAAAAACCAATCACGGTTTTAAATTTTAAACGTTGTTCTTCCTGTTTTGCAGTAGCCGTATAACTACCACGCTGTGGTAAACTACGCATTACATTTTTCCCTCGCCATCGAGCACCTACTACGTTACCTACTTTTCCTGAAAATCCACCAAGGATTCCTTTTTGAAATGTTGCCATAATTGTTGTTTTTTATGATTAATAGATGTCAAACATAAAGCCTAAAACCCATAAAACCAAATACTTGACACGTGCTGACCCGTATTGACACAAACTGACCGTTTGTGAACGCTCCTGACCTGTGCTGACACATCATGACACATGGTGACACATGATGACACACCCTGATCTATGCTGACACACCCTGACCCACAAACTCGTTTTTTAGGGGGTTTTGTTCGGGTTTGGTTCGGGGTTTGTTCGGGAACGGGAAGGGGCTTTTTTTTAAAAATGGACTTTTTTAGGAGGAAACCCGAAGCAGACTCGTAGAAAGGGTAGTGGATTGTTATTGTGAGGAGGAACGACGTAGCAATCTCAAAGAGTATGCACACACAAAAAGTAGCAAGTAAACAGTAGCAGTAGCAGTAGCAGTAGCAGTAGCAGTAGCAGTAATCATAATACTAACAAAAATCACTAACCCGACATACTATAATTTCAGTAGTAATTCAAAAGGAATGAAACGGCTAAGTGTCCAAAGAGTGCAACGGTCTGGACACGATAGTGGAGTTTCTTGTAGAATTCAATGAAATTATAGAAAGTCTAGATTTTTTTGGTTCTTTTTTCATCAATGGAAAAAAGAACAGCATAAAACATTTAAAGAAAAATTATTAAAACTATCAATCAAACAGATTACCAAGTCCTAACGTCCTCGTAATGACAGTTATATTATGTTATCGTAAAAAAAGAAAAAGGAGACAAGAAACAAGAAACAAGAAACATAATACTAACAAAAATCACAACCCCGACATACTATAATTTCAGTAGTAATTCAAAAGGAATGAAACGGCTAAGTGTCCAAAGCTTGTCCTCAACTCGATTGGGGAACCAAATAAAAAGTCTGGACATGATAATGCAATAAAAAGTAGAATTCAAGAAAACTAAAATAAGTCTAGATTTTTGGTGAAGCCTGTGCTGAACTTGATTCAGTATTCATCAATGGAAAAGAACAAGAAACAAACATTCAAAGAAGAATGATTAAAACTCCCCAACAAACAGATTGCCACGTCTAAAAAGCGCCTCGCAATGACAAACGCACTACTGTCATTGCGAGGAGGTACGACGTGGCAATCCCACGCAAAGAGTATCCCACAAGAGTAAGAACACACAAAAAGTAGCAAGTAAACAGTAAATAGTAGGCAGTAGCAGTAGGCAGTAGCAGTAGGCAGTAGCAGTAATCATAATATTAACAAAAATCACTAACCCCGACATACTTTTCGTTTTTGTAGGAATTCAATTTTTATGGAATGGCTAGTGTCCAAAGCTTGTCCTCAACTCGATTGGGGAACCAAATAAAAAGTCTGGACACGATAATGGAATAAAAAGTAGAATTCAAGAAAACTAAAATAAGTCTAGATTTTTGGTTCTTTTCATCAATGGAAAAGAACAAGAAACAAACATTCAAAGTAGAATGATTAAAACTATCAACAAACAGATTGCCACGGCTAAAAAGCGCCTCGCAATGACAAACGCAATACTGTCATTGTGAGGAGGTACGACGTGGCAATCTCACGCAAAGAGTATCCCACAAGAGTAAGAACACTACTGTCATTGTGAGGAGGATACGACGTAACAATCCCACGCAAAGAGTAACCCACAAGAGTAAGAGCACCACTGTCATTGCGAGGAGGATACGACGTGGCAATCTCATTATATTAAATAAGAACATTCAATTAAAAAAAAATAACACTTTTTTTAGGACATTTATAAAAACTTTGTATATTCGCTGACCCTTAGAAAAAAGGGGTGTTTTTTACAACAAAAACGGTTGCAAACCCGCTGACTAAAGCAGTTCACTTGTAATCAGTACGTTGTAGATTTCGAGTCTTAAAAGCGGCTCAAAACAACAAAAATTGTGAAAGCAATTTTAGGTTCTTTAAAATAGTAAATAAAAAGGGGAGATACTCAAGCGGCCAACGAGGACGGACTGTAACTCCGTTGACTACGTCTTCGCAGGTTCGAATCCTGCTCTCCCCACAATGTACCTTTTTATATCCATCAAATACATACCACTTCTTTCTATTTATTGCTAGATATAAGTAAATACAATACTACTTATTGACACTCATACGCTCGTAATTGTAAGTTAGCCATTACGAGAAACAAAGCAAAATCTAAGTTTAATAACCAACAGATTACTTCAGTCGTTCCTTCTTCGTAATGACAGTTGTATAATTGTTTTAAAATGTATGCATTATTCCCTTGGTAGTTCTATCAAATTTGCTAATTTTAAACAAAAAACAAATTGCTTGTTTATGAAACTCATTTCATAAGCATTTACAACTCATATATGTCAGAAAACCAATTACAATTACATCAAACTTTATGGAATATTGCCAACGATTTACGTGGTAATATGGACGCAGATGATTTTAGAGATTATATACTAGGCTTTATCTTTTACAAGTATTTAAGTAAAAAAATGTCGCTACATGCAAACATTATTTTAAAACCAGATGGTTTAGAATATAGCCAAGTTATTGGTCATGAAAGTGAAGCTTTGTTATTAGAAGAAATAAAACTAGATGCTTTAGATGCCTTGGGGTATTTTTTAAAACCTACAGAATTATTTAGCGAATTAGCCAAAAGAGGTAATTCTGGCGGAACAAATAAATTCATTTTAGAAGATTTACAAAAAGTATTGACCAACATAGAGCAAAGCACTATGGGAAGTGAAAGTGAAGACGATTTTGGAAACCTTTTTGAAGATTTAGATTTAACGAGTAGTAAACTTGGTAAAACAGAAGAAGCTAAAAACGAATTGATTGTAAAAGTATTGATGCATTTAGAAGGCATTGATTTCGATTTAGAAAACAATGAAAATGATTTATTAGGGGATGCCTATGAATATTTAATTGGTCAGTTTGCTTCTGGAGCAGGAAAAAAAGCAGGTGAATTCTATACGCCGCAACAAGTTTCTAAAATATTAGCAAAAATTGTTACTTCAGATAAAGAACGACTAAAATCGGTGTACGACCCAACCTGTGGTTCTGGTTCTTTATTGTTAAGAGTTTCTAAAGAAGTAAAAGAAGTGGGTAGTTTTTTTGGACAAGAAAGCAACCCAACTACGTACAACTTGTGTAGAATGAATATGATTATGCACGATGTACATTATAAAAAATTCGATATTTATAATGAAGATACCTTAGTAAATCCATCACCAAAACACATAGACAAACGTTTTGAAGCCATTGTAGCAAATCCACCTTTTTCTGCGAATTGGAATCCTGATGCCATTATTAGTGACGAGCGTTTTTCGCCTTATGGTAAAATGGCGCCAAAAAGTAAAGCAGATTTTGCTTTTGTACAGCACATGATACATCAATTAGATGAAAACGGAACAATGGCCTGTGTATTACCACATGGTGTTTTGTTTAGAGGTGCAGCAGAAGGACATATTAGAAAATATTTAATTGAAGATAAAAACCAATTAGATGCCGTTATTGGTTTGCCTTCTAATATTTTTTATGGAACAAGCATACCAACGTGTATTTTAGTGTTGAAGAAAAACAGAACTACAAAAGACATTTTATTTATTGATGCTAGTAACGATTTTGAAAAAGTAAAAACTCAAAACGTATTGACGGATAGTCATTTAGCAAACATCATTGAAACCTATAGAACAAGGCAAACAAAAGACAAATATAGTTTTAAGGCCACTTTAGAAGAAGTAAAAGAAAACGATTACAATTTAAACATACCGCGTTATGTAGATACGTTTGAAGAAGAAGAGGCTATAGATCTTTTAAGTGTTTCTACAGATTTAAAAGCATTAGAAAAAGACATTGCTACTACTGAGAAAACCATTGCAGATTTCTGCAACCAATTAAATATTGAAACTCCTTTTTAATGACAGAACAAAAAAACATAACGTCATTGCGAGGCACGAAGCAATCTGTTTCTTTAATACCTAAACTTCGTTTTAAAGAGTTTGAAGGTGATTGGGATAAAAAGAAAATGATTGATTTATCAGAAAGAATAGGTGATGGTTTACATGGCACACCTAAATATGCAGATAATTCTGAAATAAGTTTCATAAATGGTAATAATTTAATCGATGGAAAAGTTTTTATTACAGAAAAAACAAAAAAAGTTGATAAAACAATCTTTCTTAAAAATGATAAAAACCTAAGGACAAACACTTTACTAATCTCTTTAAATGGCACAATAGGTAATATTGCTAGATATAATAATGAAAAAGTGATGTTAGGCAAAAGTGTTGGTTATTTTAATTTTAAAGAAAACTCTAATTATTATTATCATGTTCTGAAATCACCAAAAATTCAAAGATTTTTTATATCTGAATTGACTGGTTCAACAATTAAAAACCTATCTCTTAAAACTCTTAGAGAAACCAATATTCCATTTCCTTCTGTAAAAGAACAACAAAAAATAGCTTCTTTTTTAACATCAGTAGATACCCAAATACAACAACTCACCACAAAAAAGCAGTTATTAGAAAACTACAAAAAAGGTGTAATGCAACAATTGTTTAGTCAGCAATTGCGTTTTAAAAATGATGATGGTTTAGATTTTCCTGATTGGGAAGAGAAGAAGTTTTCAAAATTCATAAAATTATATAGAGGAAGTTCACCAAGACCAATTATAAGATATACTACTTCAAATGAAAATGGAGTTAATTGGATTAAAATTGGAGATACAAAAAAATCAAAAAATTATAGGATAAATAAAGTTTCAGAAAAAATAACAGAAGAGGGTTCACTAAAATCTAGATTTGTTAAAAAAGGTGAAATTATTTTAGCAAATTCAATGAGTTTTGGAAAATCTTATTTATTAGAGATTGAAGGTTGCATATATGATGGTTGGTTTGTTTTAAGAGAATATGAAGATTCTTTTAATAAAGAATTCTTATTACATATTTTAAATTCTCATTATTTACAAAAGCAATATTTACGATTATCTACAGGAGGTGTAGTTCAGAATATTAGTAGTGAAATTGTTTATAGTACTAAATTATTTAGACCATCCATAAAAGAACAACAAAAAATAGCCAATTATTTAAGTGCAATCGATACAAAAATAGAAAATGTACAAATACAAATAGAAAAAACACAAGCGTTTAAAAAAGGTTTGTTACAGCAAATGTTTGTTTAGAAAATAAAACAGTTTTAAAGTTCTGTATTATATTAATATAAGAATTTTAAAAATTAATAGAATGGAAGAAGAAGAAAAAAAAATAATAAATAGTAAGCATGATTTTTATCAATGTATTAAGGATTCAATAATTGATCCATATATTGAAGATTATATTTTTAACTATTATTTTGAATATGGTAAAATTGTTTTTGAAGATTTAATTGGCCACAGAATTCCTTTAACAAATAATATAATTTATTTTACTAATTGTGAGTTTTCAAAAGGCTTCCAATTTAGAAATACTAGTCATAAAGATGAAGAAAAATTTATAAAATTAGATATAACTTTCGAAAATTGTACATTCTATGGAGTAAGTTTTATAGAAAAAATTATTGATATTAAGGTTAGTTTTTTCAATTGCAAGTTCAAAGAAGTTAAAAGTAGTTTACCTTCTTCAGGGGAAATAACTAATAATTTTAATTTCCATAATATTACCTTCAATAAACTTATTTCATTTTGGAATTCTGATTTTTATATTCCAGTAGCTTTTTTTCAAACCAATTTTGTTGGTAATGTTACTTTTTCTGCAGCTACTTTTTATGAGAATGTATTATTCCCGTATGCTTCTTTTAACAGTAAAATTATTTTTAGTAGAGTAACGTTTTTAAAAGGTTTAGATTTATCACTGGCCTTAAATTCTGGGGAATATAATTTTTTTAGCATTAGTCTTAAAAATTTTAATTCATCTTTTAATGAAATTGAAAGCCAGTATAATAATAGTTTAAATAAAGGCGATATTCCTATTATTAACAAAATAGAAACTTTTAGAATAATTAAAAGTCAATTAGAAAAATCTGGTAATAATATAGACGCGTTTAAGTATAATATTCTAGAAAAAATATCTTACCAACAACAGCTAGAGGTTCAAAACAAAAAATGGTATAATAATGAGGATAGTTTTATGTTTACCCTTAATAATTTATCAAATGAGCATAAGAAATCTTGGTTAATAGGTGTTTGTTTTACTCTAAAAATAGCATTTCTGTTTATTTTATTAACATTATTGAGTACAAAAGAGTTTTGGAATAGGCTTTGTTTTAAGTGTGAATTTGATTTAAATGTTATTGGTTACACTCTTAAACAATTTGTAAATTTCTTAAATCCGTTACATAGTATAGATTATATAGATGGATTGTATCCATTTTATGGAATTCCATACATTTTTGATTATTTAGGAAGAATATTTGTAGGTTATGGGATTTATCAAACAATTCAAGCTTTTAGAAAATTTAGATAATTATGAAAGAGTTAGAAGAAATAAAAAAAGAAACGATACACCCATTATGCAGTTCCTTTTGGAAGATTAGACGTTGAAACTTTTTTAGTTCAAAAATATAAAAGTCAGCTATTAAACGCTAATACTGTTAGAGGTGTTAAAAAGAAATTAATATGAGCAAACAATCAGAACTTCAATTAGAAAATAACCTAATTAAACAATTAGTAGGTTTAGGATACCATAAAATAACCGTTTTAGATGGTGATACATTGGTTTCTAATTTAAAAAGGCAGTTAGAAGCGTTTAATGATTGTGTTTTTTCAACTAAAGAATTTGACAAAATTTTAAATCATTTAGAAAAGGGCAATGTTTTTGAAAAGTCTAAAACATTAAGAGGTCGTTTTCAGTTTGTAAATGACAATGGAGAAGCTACTTATATTCGTTTTTTTGATAGTGAAGATTGGAATGCGAACTTGTTTCAAGTTACAAACCAAATAACACAAGAAGGCACGTATAAAAACAGATACGATGTTACTTTATTAGTCAATGGTTTACCATTGGTACAAATAGAGTTAAAGCGCAGAGGTTTAGAAATCAAAGAAGCTTTTAATCAAATAAACCGTTATCAAAGACATTCTTTTTGGTCTAATCACGGGTTATTTCAATACGTACAGTTATTTATAATTAGTAATGGTACAATTACCAAATATTTGGCAAATAATGCCTTACAATCTGTAAAACAAACCTTTTTCTGGTCTGATGTACATAATAAAAACATTAAAGAATTAACAGACTTTACTACTGCTTTTTTAAATCCAGATCATTTAGGGTTAATGATTGCAAAGTATATTGTAAGAAGCGAAACGCATAAAATTTTAATGGTGTTAAGACCGTATCAATATTATGCAGTAGAAAAGTTAGTAAAACAGGTAAAAACCACAACAGACAATGCGTATATATGGCATACAACAGGTTCTGGTAAAACTTTAACTTCGTTTAAAGCAAGTCAGATTATTATGGATTTGCCTTCTGTAGATAAAGTGCTTTTTGTGGTAGATAGAAAAGATTTAGACTATCAAACAATGAAAGAATTTAATTCTTTTAAAAAAGACAGTGTAGATGTTACCAATAACACAAATAGTTTGGTAAATCAATTAGCAGACGATTCTAAATTGGTATTAACAACCATTCAAAAATTAAACAATGCGATTACTAAAAATCAATATGATAAAAAATTATCAGGTTTAAAGAATAGGAGAGTGGTACTTATTTTTGATGAATGCCATAGAAGTCAGTTTGGAGATACACACCAAAAAATAACAGATTATTTTACAAATAGTCAGTTGTTTGGCTTTACAGGAACCCCCATTTTTGCAGACAATGCGTCTAAAAACGATTTAGGAAAAAGAACAACCAAAGATTTGTTTGGCGAATGTTTACACAAATATGTAATTACAGATGCCATTGCAGATGATAATGTTTTAAAATTTGGAATCGAATATATTGGTAGATACAAACAAAAAGGAAGAACTTTATTAGATATAGATGTTGAAGACATTGATAAAGCAGCCGTTTTTAAAGATGAAAAAAGGTTAGGTAAAATTGCAGATTATATTATTGCATATCATAATGCTAAAACTTTTGATAAAGAATATTCTGCCTTATTTGCAGTCAATGATATTAAAACCTTGATTAAATATTACGATATTTTTCAAGAAAAGAAAAGGGCAGGAGAACACAATTTAAGAATTGCTACTATCTTTTCTTATGGCGCAAATGAAGCCAATGAAGATGCACAAGATTATTTACCAGACAATGAAACTTCACAAGCTGCAGAACCTGAAAGTGACTATACCACAAGCCACTCTAGAGAAAAACTAGATGCTTTTATTGCAGATTATAACAAAATGTATAACGTTAGTTTTTCTACAAAAGACAGCAAATTATTTGAAGATTATTTTAAAGATATTTCAAGACGTTTAAAAGATAGAGAAAAGAAAAACTTTAATGATGCCAAAGACCGTTTAGACATTGTTATTGTGGTAAATATGATGTTAACAGGTTTTGATGCTAAGAAAGTAAATACATTATATGTAGATAAAAACTTAAAACAACATGGATTAATTCAGGCTTTTTCTAGAACCAATAGAATTTTAGGAGAAAAGAAATCACAAGGAAACATCGTGTGCTTTAGAAACTTAAAAAAGGCTACAGATGATGCTATTACGTTGTTTTCTAACAAGAATGCAGATGAAACCATATTTATTCCGCCTTATGAAAACATTGCAGAAAAGTTTGATGAAGCACTAGAACACCTATTAAAAATAACACCTAGTTATCAAAGTGTAGACGATTTAGTAGGAGAAGACCAGGAACTACAATTTGTACAAGCATTTAGAAGATTATTAAGAGCAAAAAATGTTTTAGAATCTTATGTAGATTTTGATTGGGAAACTTTAGGAATAGACGAACAAACTTTTGCAAATTATCAAAGCGAATATTGGGATTTACACGATAAAGTAAAAAACAACAATCAAACTCAAAAAGTTTCAATATTAGATGATATCGATTTTGAATTAGAATTGATTCATAGAGACCAGATTAATGTAATATATATCTTACAATTATTAGCAAATTTAAAAACCAAGGATAAGTCTGAAGCTGCAAAACAGAAAAAAGCAATCATTGATTTATTAGGTGGTGATGTGAAGTTAAGAAGTAAACGAGAACTGATAGAAAAGTTTATTGAAGAAAATTTACCAAATATTAAAGATTCAGACCGTATTACAGATGAATTTGAAAACTTTTGGAAAGAAGAAAAAGTAAAAGCACTTTCTAAAATTTGTAATGAAGAAAATTTAGAC
The window above is part of the Polaribacter sp. SA4-12 genome. Proteins encoded here:
- a CDS encoding helix-turn-helix domain-containing protein, which codes for MKIDIDSQVFSKKAIKNTLDKNVDSKGFSECNWFLKDEKACGGIKDIRGNGMCFFAYNLNCYQKNKIIVSHDAPLYKLHFEFDDELKDTSKSGTKEGIHVKKGRFELLFNPQENSIIKRTKETKNAVELYFEESYLRNIISTEFTQLLVILKVNSKEKAFINYGVFITDDLINIINSIKNCAYAGAKRSVFLELKIKELTIVALAIYMDHYHEDEEIIATKEALQSVENYMKLNLKKELNITELSVLAGMNTSKFKKSFKQLYGTTVFKYITSLRIEKAKTLIQQKSYTISQASYEVGYKNAQHFTVAFKKKLGYLPSELKK
- a CDS encoding helix-turn-helix domain-containing protein; amino-acid sequence: MKNKKNHKPALQNTHVKFDPFIIKNEVWLNTEEAMKLLKVSRSTIYRLRKQKYIPSFQLGHIPIYPKFLLNKMLMGKALDNVNKT
- a CDS encoding DUF6266 family protein is translated as MATFQKGILGGFSGKVGNVVGARWRGKNVMRSLPQRGSYTATAKQEEQRLKFKTVIGFLSPLVDILNRYFGSPQGDKSRANLATSYHLKNAVVNLPTGTVMDYAKVLISKGDLRGIDGGTVAAAAAQTLNFGWQDNSGQGKATATDELMVVVYAPELNLFYTNVAVATRDATTASVTLPNFMASLEVEVWASFSKPETNFAAISTYMGAVTVL
- a CDS encoding type I restriction-modification system subunit M, producing MSENQLQLHQTLWNIANDLRGNMDADDFRDYILGFIFYKYLSKKMSLHANIILKPDGLEYSQVIGHESEALLLEEIKLDALDALGYFLKPTELFSELAKRGNSGGTNKFILEDLQKVLTNIEQSTMGSESEDDFGNLFEDLDLTSSKLGKTEEAKNELIVKVLMHLEGIDFDLENNENDLLGDAYEYLIGQFASGAGKKAGEFYTPQQVSKILAKIVTSDKERLKSVYDPTCGSGSLLLRVSKEVKEVGSFFGQESNPTTYNLCRMNMIMHDVHYKKFDIYNEDTLVNPSPKHIDKRFEAIVANPPFSANWNPDAIISDERFSPYGKMAPKSKADFAFVQHMIHQLDENGTMACVLPHGVLFRGAAEGHIRKYLIEDKNQLDAVIGLPSNIFYGTSIPTCILVLKKNRTTKDILFIDASNDFEKVKTQNVLTDSHLANIIETYRTRQTKDKYSFKATLEEVKENDYNLNIPRYVDTFEEEEAIDLLSVSTDLKALEKDIATTEKTIADFCNQLNIETPF
- a CDS encoding restriction endonuclease subunit S, whose product is MTEQKNITSLRGTKQSVSLIPKLRFKEFEGDWDKKKMIDLSERIGDGLHGTPKYADNSEISFINGNNLIDGKVFITEKTKKVDKTIFLKNDKNLRTNTLLISLNGTIGNIARYNNEKVMLGKSVGYFNFKENSNYYYHVLKSPKIQRFFISELTGSTIKNLSLKTLRETNIPFPSVKEQQKIASFLTSVDTQIQQLTTKKQLLENYKKGVMQQLFSQQLRFKNDDGLDFPDWEEKKFSKFIKLYRGSSPRPIIRYTTSNENGVNWIKIGDTKKSKNYRINKVSEKITEEGSLKSRFVKKGEIILANSMSFGKSYLLEIEGCIYDGWFVLREYEDSFNKEFLLHILNSHYLQKQYLRLSTGGVVQNISSEIVYSTKLFRPSIKEQQKIANYLSAIDTKIENVQIQIEKTQAFKKGLLQQMFV
- a CDS encoding type I restriction endonuclease subunit R; this translates as MSKQSELQLENNLIKQLVGLGYHKITVLDGDTLVSNLKRQLEAFNDCVFSTKEFDKILNHLEKGNVFEKSKTLRGRFQFVNDNGEATYIRFFDSEDWNANLFQVTNQITQEGTYKNRYDVTLLVNGLPLVQIELKRRGLEIKEAFNQINRYQRHSFWSNHGLFQYVQLFIISNGTITKYLANNALQSVKQTFFWSDVHNKNIKELTDFTTAFLNPDHLGLMIAKYIVRSETHKILMVLRPYQYYAVEKLVKQVKTTTDNAYIWHTTGSGKTLTSFKASQIIMDLPSVDKVLFVVDRKDLDYQTMKEFNSFKKDSVDVTNNTNSLVNQLADDSKLVLTTIQKLNNAITKNQYDKKLSGLKNRRVVLIFDECHRSQFGDTHQKITDYFTNSQLFGFTGTPIFADNASKNDLGKRTTKDLFGECLHKYVITDAIADDNVLKFGIEYIGRYKQKGRTLLDIDVEDIDKAAVFKDEKRLGKIADYIIAYHNAKTFDKEYSALFAVNDIKTLIKYYDIFQEKKRAGEHNLRIATIFSYGANEANEDAQDYLPDNETSQAAEPESDYTTSHSREKLDAFIADYNKMYNVSFSTKDSKLFEDYFKDISRRLKDREKKNFNDAKDRLDIVIVVNMMLTGFDAKKVNTLYVDKNLKQHGLIQAFSRTNRILGEKKSQGNIVCFRNLKKATDDAITLFSNKNADETIFIPPYENIAEKFDEALEHLLKITPSYQSVDDLVGEDQELQFVQAFRRLLRAKNVLESYVDFDWETLGIDEQTFANYQSEYWDLHDKVKNNNQTQKVSILDDIDFELELIHRDQINVIYILQLLANLKTKDKSEAAKQKKAIIDLLGGDVKLRSKRELIEKFIEENLPNIKDSDRITDEFENFWKEEKVKALSKICNEENLDQQQFNSLIQSYTYNGQEPIRQDVFKCLDNRPSILKAREIGDRIILKMKKYIDIFITGMTG